A window from Gemmatimonadaceae bacterium encodes these proteins:
- a CDS encoding Tat pathway signal protein, with protein sequence MARVTTIRGALSERRCGSAIVCRVGGASRRTALVIAVAGTVLHVTACTSVAHGTADQGATVADAALLDTVQRRTFDFFWETTNPANGLVPDRWPTPSFSSIAAVGFGLTAYGVGVERGWITRDQAVQRVLTTLRFFWTAPQGPAAAGTIGHKGFFYHFVDMQTGARFRDVELSTVDTSLLLGGVLFCQSYFTRDTPDERAIRAYADSLYRRVDWSFVQPNKPLVNHRWKPEDGYSRNDWRGYDESMILYVLALGSPTYPIDAAAWNAFHATDRWLTFEGQEHVNFAPLFGHQFSHVWIDFRGIRDDYMRARGIDWFENSRRAVVSQRAYAIRNPRGFRDYSANVWGLTAVDGPVNDSLTIDGKGIRFWTYSARGAAATEIRDDGTIGPTAAVSSMPFAPDLAIAAMRTMRQTYGDHLFQKYGFLDAFNPTLRDPATRVQAGKIVPGVGWFDDDYLGIDQGPIVLMIENYRSDLVWRVMRSNPHIVRGLRRAGFRGGWIDQAPPA encoded by the coding sequence ATGGCCAGAGTTACGACTATTCGAGGTGCGCTTAGCGAACGTCGCTGCGGGTCGGCGATCGTGTGCCGTGTGGGCGGGGCGTCGAGGCGGACCGCCCTTGTCATAGCGGTCGCAGGAACCGTTCTGCATGTCACGGCGTGCACGAGTGTGGCACATGGCACGGCGGACCAAGGGGCTACCGTGGCTGACGCCGCGCTGCTCGACACCGTGCAGCGCCGCACATTCGACTTCTTCTGGGAGACGACGAACCCGGCAAACGGGCTGGTGCCCGATCGCTGGCCGACGCCGAGCTTCTCCAGCATTGCTGCGGTTGGCTTTGGCCTCACCGCCTACGGCGTCGGCGTGGAACGCGGATGGATCACGCGCGACCAGGCCGTGCAGCGCGTGCTCACCACGTTGCGTTTCTTCTGGACCGCACCACAGGGACCAGCGGCCGCGGGCACGATCGGGCACAAGGGGTTCTTCTATCACTTCGTCGACATGCAGACCGGCGCACGCTTCCGCGACGTCGAGCTGTCCACCGTCGACACCTCGCTGCTCCTGGGTGGCGTGCTCTTCTGCCAAAGCTACTTCACGCGGGACACGCCGGACGAGCGCGCCATCCGCGCCTACGCCGATTCGCTCTATCGGCGCGTGGACTGGAGCTTCGTCCAGCCCAACAAGCCGCTGGTGAACCACCGCTGGAAGCCCGAAGACGGCTATTCGCGCAACGACTGGCGGGGCTATGACGAGTCGATGATCCTGTACGTGCTCGCGCTGGGATCGCCCACGTACCCGATCGACGCGGCCGCCTGGAACGCCTTCCACGCGACCGATCGCTGGCTGACCTTCGAAGGGCAGGAGCACGTGAACTTCGCCCCGCTCTTCGGGCACCAGTTCTCGCACGTCTGGATCGACTTCCGCGGCATCCGCGACGACTACATGCGCGCGCGCGGCATCGACTGGTTCGAGAACTCGCGCCGAGCCGTGGTGTCGCAACGTGCGTACGCGATCCGCAACCCACGAGGGTTCCGTGACTACTCCGCCAACGTCTGGGGACTCACCGCCGTCGACGGGCCGGTGAACGACTCGCTCACGATCGACGGCAAGGGCATTCGCTTCTGGACGTATTCGGCCCGCGGAGCCGCTGCCACCGAGATCCGCGACGACGGCACGATCGGGCCCACGGCGGCGGTGTCGTCGATGCCGTTCGCGCCGGACCTCGCGATCGCCGCGATGCGCACGATGCGGCAGACGTATGGCGATCATCTCTTCCAGAAGTACGGCTTCCTCGATGCATTCAACCCGACGCTGCGCGACCCGGCAACGCGCGTACAGGCGGGGAAGATCGTCCCGGGTGTCGGCTGGTTCGACGACGACTACCTCGGTATCGACCAGGGTCCGATCGTGCTTATGATCGAGAACTACCGCTCGGACCTGGTGTGGCGTGTGATGCGCTCCAATCCGCACATCGTCCGCGGCCTGCGCCGAGCCGGGTTCCGCGGCGGTTGGATCGATCAGGCACCGCCGGCGTGA
- a CDS encoding LacI family DNA-binding transcriptional regulator, which produces MTTIRDVARKAGVSVATVSRVMNGSGPVSASAARRIHDAASALRYVPHVGARSLITAKTNTLGVLLPDLYGEFFSELIRGIQLAAQGQGYHLLFASAHGGKTEIRSAIRAMRGRVDGLIIMSPHVDGETLVENFPTSVPVALLSCGVRGTRYPVIDIDNASGAREVVRYLVGLGHRRIAHITGAVGNVDAAERLKGFRAAMKAAGCPRADGPEIDGDFTEAAGYRAGELLLRLSPRPTAVFAANDAMALGVMGALREGRLRVPEDISVIGFDDIPVARYVHPTLTSVHVPIAEMGERAATRMIRALAGPEPMEARVERIPTRLVVRGSSGPPPTSLHRRRST; this is translated from the coding sequence GTGACCACCATTCGCGACGTCGCCAGGAAGGCCGGGGTCTCGGTGGCCACCGTGTCCCGCGTGATGAACGGCTCCGGGCCAGTGTCTGCGTCCGCGGCCCGCCGCATCCACGACGCCGCCAGCGCGCTCCGCTACGTGCCCCACGTCGGCGCGCGCTCCCTCATCACGGCCAAGACCAACACCCTCGGCGTGCTCCTCCCGGATCTCTATGGAGAGTTCTTCTCCGAACTGATCCGGGGGATTCAGCTGGCGGCCCAGGGGCAGGGCTATCACCTGCTGTTCGCCAGCGCACACGGCGGCAAGACCGAGATCCGCAGTGCCATCCGGGCGATGCGTGGCCGGGTGGACGGTCTCATCATCATGTCGCCGCACGTCGACGGCGAGACCCTGGTCGAAAACTTCCCCACGTCGGTGCCGGTCGCATTGCTGAGTTGTGGCGTGCGCGGGACGCGCTACCCGGTGATCGACATCGACAACGCGAGCGGCGCGCGGGAAGTGGTGCGATACCTGGTGGGGCTCGGGCACCGTCGCATCGCGCACATCACCGGGGCGGTGGGCAACGTCGACGCCGCCGAGCGCCTCAAGGGGTTTCGCGCGGCCATGAAGGCGGCCGGCTGCCCGCGTGCCGACGGGCCTGAGATCGACGGTGACTTCACCGAGGCCGCGGGGTATCGCGCCGGCGAGTTGCTGCTGCGCCTGTCCCCACGCCCGACCGCGGTGTTCGCGGCCAACGATGCCATGGCGCTCGGCGTCATGGGTGCGCTCCGCGAAGGTCGTCTGCGCGTCCCCGAGGACATCAGCGTGATCGGCTTCGACGACATCCCGGTGGCGCGCTACGTCCACCCCACGCTCACGTCGGTGCACGTCCCGATCGCCGAGATGGGCGAGCGGGCGGCGACGCGCATGATCCGCGCGCTCGCCGGACCGGAACCGATGGAAGCACGAGTCGAGCGCATCCCGACGCGGCTCGTGGTACGCGGTTCGTCAGGACCTCCACCCACCTCCCTCCACAGGAGACGCAGCACATGA
- a CDS encoding TonB-dependent receptor gives MSLIKSLGTWVALAATLGLAASADAQTTTGSIRGYVRGDNGAPVAGATLQARNIATGALRLATTSENGYYALVGLVPGDYDVTARRIGVEPQTRRQRVQIGEALSMDFDLRAVATQLAAVAVQAASTRDERTSEVATNVSAEQIAALPSTDRNFLALAQLAPGVRIIGGRREGTSKSFAAGALPAQNINVFIDGASYKSDVLPSGLNGQEASRGNPFPQVAVQEFRVLTNNYKAEYQKASSAIITATTKSGTNEWRGSALYAGQTKGLIALDEFQRRAKKRADSLGQTFNISDYRRDQTALSIGGPIVKDKLFFFGAWEGNYQDRSNIVTFGAQASQYPNVFSGRDGFFVSPFRSNLGIAKVNWVQSPKSSFEFSYNLRHETDIRGFGGQTSYEAAENVKVDVNTAILKHTFASGNRLNEAMISWQGSTWNPVPRDDETIGLNYQGIGRVGGRDSYQDFDQRRLSFRNDLTWSGFTLGGSHVIKVGANFDANQYDVQKFFNGNPLFEFRATENFAFPFQARYGFGNPNMNTSNTQIGAYAQDDWSPTDRLTLNLGLRWDYESDMLNNDYVTPANVRAALGSRLPANFFTDGDDRPAFMKAFQPRVGFNFAVDPARQTTLFGAFGVYYDRSNYNNGLDEKFRLQYQVLTYQFSTDGLPRNGAPTIVWNPSYLSKASLDQLANSPNRPLPEVFLMDNNAKPPYSHMWTGGVRHARRNVVGSVTFTGVRGYDGFTWIRANRRANGTCCDPVPGFANAFISSSALRTWYDAWIFQLEKPYRSQGPKAFAVGGGVTYTLAKAQQLGGDLFSLDFNTVNDYPRWGTSRNQRHTIVGNFIMDLPWVFGTQFSGIVNLGSGDKFSINDCTNQATQNRCLFIPGSGSIDEKWKSSFLGAGHWGFNNTDLRLAKFFPPLRGNRVGVTADLFNAFNVVNYGFGTQQINQAGQAPNPNFGVPDRVVTDGRRFQLGVQVDW, from the coding sequence ATGAGTCTCATCAAGTCGTTAGGCACGTGGGTCGCCCTCGCGGCGACCCTGGGTCTGGCGGCGTCCGCCGACGCGCAGACCACGACGGGTTCGATCCGCGGATACGTCCGCGGTGACAACGGTGCCCCGGTCGCCGGCGCCACCTTGCAGGCGCGCAACATCGCGACGGGCGCCCTTCGCCTCGCGACGACCAGCGAAAATGGCTACTACGCTCTCGTCGGCCTCGTGCCGGGCGACTACGACGTGACGGCGCGTCGCATCGGCGTGGAGCCGCAGACGCGCCGTCAGCGGGTACAGATCGGCGAGGCGCTGAGCATGGACTTCGACCTCCGGGCGGTGGCGACGCAGCTGGCCGCGGTGGCCGTGCAGGCGGCATCGACGCGCGACGAGCGCACGTCGGAAGTGGCGACCAACGTGTCCGCCGAGCAGATCGCGGCGCTGCCGAGCACCGATCGCAACTTCCTCGCTCTGGCGCAGCTGGCACCGGGGGTGCGCATCATCGGCGGGCGTCGCGAAGGGACGTCCAAGTCGTTTGCGGCCGGCGCGCTCCCCGCGCAGAACATCAACGTGTTCATCGACGGCGCGAGCTACAAGTCGGACGTGCTGCCCAGCGGCCTGAATGGACAGGAGGCCTCCCGCGGGAATCCGTTCCCGCAGGTCGCGGTGCAGGAGTTCCGGGTCCTGACCAACAACTACAAGGCGGAGTACCAGAAGGCGTCCAGCGCGATCATCACCGCGACGACCAAGTCCGGTACCAACGAGTGGCGGGGCAGTGCCTTGTACGCCGGCCAGACCAAGGGGCTCATCGCGCTCGACGAGTTCCAGCGCAGAGCAAAGAAGCGCGCCGATTCGCTCGGGCAGACCTTCAACATCTCCGACTACCGGCGCGACCAGACCGCGCTCTCGATCGGCGGCCCGATCGTGAAGGACAAGTTGTTCTTCTTTGGCGCCTGGGAAGGCAACTACCAGGACCGCTCGAACATCGTGACGTTCGGCGCGCAGGCGTCGCAGTATCCCAACGTCTTCAGCGGCAGGGACGGGTTCTTCGTCTCACCGTTCCGGTCGAACCTCGGCATCGCCAAGGTCAACTGGGTGCAAAGCCCGAAGAGCTCGTTCGAGTTCAGCTACAACCTCCGGCACGAGACCGACATCCGCGGGTTCGGCGGCCAGACGTCGTACGAGGCTGCGGAAAACGTGAAGGTCGATGTGAACACGGCGATCCTCAAGCACACGTTCGCCTCGGGGAACCGCCTGAACGAGGCCATGATCTCGTGGCAGGGTTCGACGTGGAACCCGGTGCCGCGCGACGATGAGACAATCGGCCTGAACTACCAGGGCATCGGCCGGGTGGGAGGGCGCGACTCCTATCAGGACTTCGACCAGCGGCGCCTCTCGTTCCGCAACGACCTCACCTGGTCGGGGTTCACCCTGGGTGGTTCGCACGTCATCAAGGTGGGCGCGAACTTCGACGCCAATCAGTACGACGTGCAGAAGTTCTTCAACGGCAATCCGTTGTTCGAGTTCCGGGCGACCGAGAACTTCGCCTTTCCGTTCCAGGCGAGGTATGGATTCGGCAACCCGAACATGAACACCAGCAACACGCAGATCGGCGCCTACGCACAGGACGACTGGAGCCCGACCGACCGGCTCACGCTCAACCTCGGGCTGCGCTGGGACTATGAGTCGGATATGCTCAACAACGACTACGTGACGCCGGCGAACGTGCGCGCGGCGCTGGGCTCGCGCCTGCCGGCGAACTTCTTCACCGACGGTGACGATCGGCCGGCGTTCATGAAGGCGTTCCAGCCGCGCGTGGGCTTCAACTTCGCGGTGGACCCGGCACGCCAGACGACCCTGTTCGGCGCCTTCGGTGTGTACTACGACCGCAGCAATTACAACAACGGGCTGGACGAGAAGTTCCGGCTCCAGTACCAGGTACTCACGTACCAGTTCTCGACCGACGGGCTGCCGCGCAATGGCGCGCCGACGATCGTCTGGAACCCGAGCTACCTCTCGAAGGCGTCGCTCGACCAGCTGGCCAACTCGCCAAACCGTCCGCTGCCTGAAGTGTTCCTCATGGACAACAACGCCAAGCCGCCCTATTCGCACATGTGGACGGGCGGGGTGCGACATGCACGGCGCAACGTCGTCGGTTCGGTGACCTTCACCGGTGTCCGCGGCTACGACGGCTTCACGTGGATCCGGGCGAACCGCCGCGCGAACGGCACGTGCTGCGACCCGGTGCCGGGATTCGCGAACGCGTTCATCTCGAGCAGCGCCCTGCGCACGTGGTACGATGCGTGGATCTTCCAGCTGGAAAAGCCGTACCGGTCGCAGGGCCCCAAGGCGTTTGCGGTGGGCGGTGGCGTGACGTACACGCTCGCCAAGGCCCAGCAACTCGGCGGTGACCTCTTCTCGCTCGACTTCAACACGGTCAATGACTATCCGCGCTGGGGCACCAGCCGGAACCAGCGGCACACCATCGTCGGCAACTTCATCATGGACCTGCCATGGGTGTTCGGCACGCAGTTCAGTGGAATCGTCAACCTCGGCTCGGGTGACAAGTTCAGTATCAACGATTGCACCAACCAGGCAACGCAGAACCGCTGCCTTTTCATCCCGGGCAGCGGCAGCATCGATGAGAAGTGGAAGTCGAGCTTCCTCGGTGCTGGCCATTGGGGATTCAACAACACCGATCTGCGTCTCGCGAAGTTCTTCCCGCCGTTGCGCGGCAACCGTGTCGGTGTCACTGCCGACCTGTTCAATGCCTTCAACGTTGTGAACTACGGCTTCGGAACACAGCAGATCAATCAGGCTGGACAAGCGCCAAACCCAAACTTCGGTGTCCCTGATCGAGTCGTGACGGATGGTCGGCGGTTCCAGCTAGGAGTGCAGGTTGACTGGTGA